In Patescibacteria group bacterium, a single window of DNA contains:
- a CDS encoding LemA family protein, with protein MSLHLWILIVLIFLLIFWLVSIFNSLVVARNRVDEAWSDIEIQLKRRYDLIPNLVETVKGYAGHERELFQKITEARSQALAAKTIREHAEAENFLSSTLKTLFAVAENYPDLKASQNFLELQRELTDTEDKIQAARRFYNSNVRDFNTKIQIFPNNLVAGWLKFTPREFFEIDEEEKEPIKVKF; from the coding sequence ATGTCTCTCCATCTTTGGATTTTAATTGTTCTCATTTTTTTGTTGATTTTTTGGTTGGTTAGTATTTTTAATTCTTTAGTAGTGGCGAGAAATCGAGTTGATGAAGCTTGGTCGGATATCGAAATTCAATTAAAGAGACGCTATGATTTAATTCCCAATTTAGTGGAAACAGTAAAGGGCTATGCTGGTCACGAACGAGAATTATTTCAAAAAATAACCGAGGCAAGAAGCCAAGCTTTGGCTGCCAAAACAATTAGAGAACATGCTGAGGCAGAAAATTTTTTAAGTTCAACTTTAAAAACTCTTTTTGCCGTGGCTGAAAATTATCCCGATTTAAAAGCCAGCCAAAATTTCCTAGAACTTCAGCGAGAGCTAACCGATACTGAAGACAAAATTCAAGCCGCCCGGAGGTTTTATAACAGCAACGTCAGAGACTTCAATACTAAAATTCAAATTTTCCCGAATAACCTGGTGGCTGGTTGGTTGAAGTTTACCCCTCGTGAATTTTTTGAAATAGATGAAGAAGAAAAAGAGCCAATAAAAGTTAAGTTTTAA